Proteins encoded together in one Candidatus Lariskella endosymbiont of Epinotia ramella window:
- the hslU gene encoding ATP-dependent protease ATPase subunit HslU, protein MKISDSAAMTPHMIVQELDRFVVGQEEAKKSVAIALRNRWRRKQVAQPLQGEIVPHNILMVGPTGVGKTEIARRLAKLTSSPFIKIEATKFTEVGYVGRDVDSIIRDLLDIAVNLVRSSMHQKVTSQAREVAKRKILDILVGENASPETREKFEQKLDSSALDNIEIEIVLSDNHAQPSNVPMFDMPGGQMGILNLGELISKAFTEKKTKTVKTSVKEAMELLAREESDALIDNEKVILEAKRITEEEGIVFIDEIDKITSNGSSSGKGEVSREGVQRDLLPLLEGTNVTTKYGTIQTSHILFIASGAFHIAKPSDLLPELQGRLPIRVELKPLSEEDMIKILKDPEHSLTKQYQALLSVENVTVSFTDDGIEKIAKVAALINHEIENIGARRLHTILEKLLEDISFNAHVMQNQTINLNAQYVEEKLEHIVKTSDLSNFIL, encoded by the coding sequence ATGAAGATATCAGATAGCGCTGCTATGACACCGCATATGATTGTTCAGGAGTTAGACAGATTCGTTGTGGGACAGGAGGAGGCTAAAAAATCTGTTGCTATAGCGCTTAGAAATCGCTGGAGAAGAAAGCAAGTAGCGCAGCCGCTTCAAGGAGAAATAGTTCCACACAATATATTAATGGTGGGGCCTACTGGTGTTGGAAAAACAGAAATTGCAAGGAGGCTTGCGAAGCTTACTAGCTCTCCGTTTATCAAAATAGAAGCAACTAAGTTTACAGAGGTTGGATATGTTGGTAGAGATGTTGATTCCATAATCAGAGATCTCTTAGATATAGCAGTAAATTTGGTACGTTCTTCCATGCATCAAAAAGTTACATCTCAAGCAAGAGAAGTTGCAAAACGGAAGATACTAGATATTTTAGTTGGTGAAAATGCGAGTCCTGAGACTAGAGAGAAGTTTGAGCAAAAGTTAGATTCCAGTGCTTTGGATAATATAGAGATTGAGATTGTGCTTTCTGATAATCATGCACAGCCAAGTAATGTTCCCATGTTTGATATGCCAGGTGGGCAGATGGGCATACTAAATCTGGGTGAGCTGATTAGTAAAGCATTTACTGAAAAGAAAACAAAAACTGTGAAGACAAGCGTCAAAGAAGCAATGGAGTTGTTAGCAAGAGAAGAGAGTGATGCGCTTATAGATAATGAAAAAGTTATTTTAGAAGCAAAAAGGATAACTGAGGAAGAAGGAATCGTTTTTATAGATGAGATTGATAAAATAACAAGTAACGGTTCAAGCAGTGGTAAGGGAGAAGTAAGTAGAGAAGGTGTACAGAGAGATCTACTTCCGCTTCTTGAAGGAACAAATGTTACTACAAAATATGGCACTATACAAACTAGTCACATATTGTTTATTGCTTCCGGTGCTTTTCATATCGCTAAGCCTTCTGACTTGTTACCAGAGTTGCAAGGGAGGCTGCCAATACGTGTTGAGCTCAAGCCGCTCTCTGAGGAAGATATGATAAAGATATTGAAAGATCCTGAACATAGTCTTACAAAACAGTACCAGGCATTGCTAAGTGTTGAGAATGTTACTGTAAGTTTTACTGACGACGGTATAGAGAAAATCGCGAAGGTTGCAGCCTTGATAAATCATGAAATTGAAAATATCGGTGCACGAAGGCTGCACACAATACTTGAGAAATTGCTTGAGGATATTAGCTTCAATGCACATGTAATGCAAAACCAGACTATAAACTTGAATGCTCAGTATGTTGAAGAAAAATTGGAACACATTGTGAAAACCAGTGACTTAAGTAATTTTATTTTGTGA